Proteins encoded within one genomic window of Platichthys flesus chromosome 13, fPlaFle2.1, whole genome shotgun sequence:
- the LOC133967394 gene encoding olfactory receptor 11A1-like, producing MDDEVNVTYITFDGHVEVQKYRYVYFVVMFALYIIIICWNSTIVYLIVIHENLHEPMYIFIAALLINSILYSTTIYPKLLIDFLSEEQITTFPLCQFQSAVYYTMTTSEFLLLSAMAYDRYVSICKPLQYPTIMGKTTVKVFLFTAWFVPACELGIAVVLYFNVKICHNRLKGLFCNTSIYTLQCVPSVALSIYGVFLLVNICLLPMLFILFTYIRILIVTNRGFKTMRTKALQTCLPHLLVLINLSGFVAYDVIVVRLESDIPKLVRLLLTLQIMVYHPLLNPFIYGLKMKEISKHLKHLLFQVESH from the coding sequence ATGGATGATGAAGTCAATGTAACGTATATAACTTTCGATGGACATGTGGAGGTGCAGAAATACAGATATGTGTATTTTGTGGTCATGTTtgcattatatattataataatctGTTGGAATTCCACAATTGTGTATCTTATTGTGATTCATGAAAACCTCCATGAGCCGATGTACATCTTCATTGCAGCTTTGTTAATCAACTCTATACTTTACAGCACAACAATCTACCCCAAGCTTTTGATCGACTTCTTATCTGAAGAACAGATCACGACTTTCCCACTTTGTCAGTTTCAATCTGCTGTGTATTACACTATGACCACGTCAGAGTTTCTATTGTTGTCGGCCATGGCTTATGACAGATATGTGTCCATATGTAAACCTCTGCAATATCCAACCATCATGGGGAAGACAACTGTAAAAGTCTTTCTCTTCACAGCTTGGTTTGTTCCTGCTTGTGAACTTGGAATAGcagttgtattgtattttaatgtaaaGATCTGTCACAACAGACTGAAAGGCCTCTTCTGCAACACGTCCATTTACACACTTCAATGTGTGCCCTCAGTGGCTCTGTCCATTTATGGAGTGTTTCTGTTAGTGAATATTTGTCTTCTCCCGATGCTCTTCATACTTTTTACATACATCAGGATACTCATCGTCACTAACAGAGGGTTTAAAACAATGAGGACAAAAGCTCTACAGACCTGTTTACCTCACCTGCTGGTTCTTATCAACCTTTCCGGTTTTGTTGCGTATGACGTCATTGTAGTTCGTTTGGAATCAGATATACCAAAACTTGTCCGTTTGTTGTTGACATTGCAAATAATGGTGTATCATCCTCTTCTTAATCCATTTATATACggactgaaaatgaaagaaatctccaaacacctcaaacatTTGTTGTTCCAGGTCGAATCCCATTAA
- the LOC133966825 gene encoding olfactory receptor 6N2-like, whose amino-acid sequence MDDEVNVTFITFDGHVEVQKYRYVYFVVMFALYIIIICWNSTIVHLIVIHENLHEPMYIFIAALLINSILYSTTIYPKLLIDFLSEEQITTFPLCLFQSAVYYTMTTSEFLLLSAMAYDRYVSICKPLQYPTIMRKTTVKVFLFTAWFVPVCELGISVVLYINVKICHNRLKGLFCNTSIFTLQCVPSVALSIYGVFLLVNICLLPMLFILFTYIRILIVTNRGFKTTRTKALQTCLPHLLVLINLSCFVAYDCFIVRLETDIPKLAHMLLTLQIMVYHPLLNPFIYGLKMKEISKHLKHLLFQVESH is encoded by the coding sequence ATGGATGATGAAGTCAATGTAACGTTTATAACTTTCGATGGACATGTGGAGGTGCAGAAATACAGATATGTGTATTTTGTGGTCATGTTtgcattatatattataataatctGTTGGAATTCCACAATTGTGCATCTTATTGTGATTCATGAAAACCTCCATGAGCCGATGTACATCTTCATTGCAGCTTTGTTAATCAACTCTATACTTTACAGCACAACAATCTACCCCAAGCTTTTGATCGACTTCTTATCTGAAGAACAGATCACGACTTTCCCACTTTGTCTCTTTCAATCTGCTGTGTATTACACTATGACCACGTCAGAGTTTCTATTGTTGTCGGCCATGGCTTATGACAGATATGTGTCCATATGTAAACCTCTGCAATATCCAACCATCATGAGGAAGACAACTGTAAAAGTCTTTCTCTTCACAGCTTGgtttgttcctgtttgtgaaCTTGGAATATCAGTTGTATTGTATATTAATGTAAAGATCTGTCACAACAGACTGAAAGGCCTCTTCTGCAACACGTCCATTTTCACACTTCAATGTGTGCCCTCAGTGGCTCTGTCCATTTATGGAGTGTTTCTGTTAGTGAATATTTGTCTCCTCCCGATGCTCTTCATACTTTTTACATACATCAGGATACTCATCGTCACTAACAGAGGGTTTAAAACAACGAGGACAAAAGCTCTACAGACCTGTTTACCTCACTTGCTGGTTCTTATCAACCTTTCCTGTTTTGTTGCATATGACTGTTTTATAGTTCGTTTGGAAACAGATATACCAAAACTTGCCCATATGTTATTGACATTACAAATAATGGTGTATCATCCTCTTCTTAATCCATTTATATACggactgaaaatgaaagaaatctccaaacacctcaaacatTTGTTGTTCCAGGTCGAATCCCATTAA
- the LOC133967390 gene encoding olfactory receptor 6N2-like: MDDEVNVTYITFDGHVEVQKYRYVYFVVMFALYIIIICWNSTIVYLIVIHENLHEPMYIFIAALLINSILYSTTIYPKLLIDFLSEEQITTFPRCLFQSALYYTMTGSEFLLLSAMAYDRYVSICKPLQYPTIMRKTTVKVFLFTAWFVPVCEVGIAVAFYFNLKICHNSMKGLFCNTSIFTLQCVPSVALSIYGVFVLLNICLLPMLFILFTYIRILIVTNRGFKTMRTKALQTCLPHLLVLINLSCFVAYDVIVVRLESDIPKLVRLLLTLQIMVYHPLLNPLIYGLKMKEISKHLKHLLFQVESH; this comes from the coding sequence ATGGATGATGAAGTCAATGTAACGTATATAACTTTCGATGGACATGTGGAGGTGCAGAAATACAGATATGTGTATTTTGTGGTCATGTTTGcattatacattataataatcTGTTGGAATTCCACAATTGTGTATCTTATTGTGATTCATGAAAACCTCCATGAGCCGATGTACATCTTCATTGCAGCTTTGTTAATCAACTCTATACTTTACAGCACAACAATCTACCCCAAGCTTCTGATCGACTTCTTATCTGAAGAACAGATCACGACTTTCCCACGTTGTCTCTTTCAATCTGCTTTGTATTACACTATGACCGGTTCAGAGTTTCTATTGTTGTCGGCCATGGCTTATGACAGATATGTGTCCATATGTAAACCTCTGCAATATCCAACCATCATGAGAAAGACAACTGTAAAAGTCTTTCTCTTCACAGCTTGgtttgttcctgtttgtgaaGTTGGAATAGCagttgcattttattttaatctaaaGATCTGTCACAACAGTATGAAAGGCCTCTTCTGCAACACGTCCATTTTCACACTTCAATGTGTGCCCTCAGTGGCTCTGTCCATTTAtggagtgtttgtgttgctgaatATTTGTCTTCTCCCGATGCTCTTCATACTTTTTACATACATCAGGATACTCATCGTCACTAACAGAGGGTTTAAAACAATGAGGACAAAAGCTCTACAGACCTGTTTACCTCACCTGCTGGTTCTTATCAACCTTTCCTGTTTTGTTGCGTATGACGTCATTGTAGTTCGTTTGGAATCAGATATACCAAAACTTGTCCGTTTGTTGTTGACATTGCAAATAATGGTGTATCATCCTCTTCTTAATCCATTAATATACggactgaaaatgaaagaaatctccaaacacctcaaacatTTGTTGTTCCAGGTCGAATCCCATTAA